The Oceanispirochaeta sp. M1 genome segment GGTGCTGCTCTGGCAACCTATACATCTCTGACTATCGGAGATGGTCTGGTGTCCCAGGTTCCGGCCCTGCTTATTTCTGTGGCTACGGGCCTGGTTGTTACCCGTTCCATCTCAGACGGAACCTTCGGTGAAGATGTTTCCACCCAGTTTACGGCACAGGCCAGAGTTTACAGCATTGCCGCCGGATTTCTTTTCCTTCTTGGAGTCCTTCCCGGATTTCCCTGGTATATTCTCCTTCCCCTGGGAGGACTTTCCGGATATACGGGATGGCGTCTCAGTCGTAAACATAAACAGGAAGCTGAAGCCGCAGAACAGGAAGATAAAAAAGAGACCACTGAACCTGCCGAGATGTCCCCTGTTGTCCCCTTTGATCCCCTCTCGCTGGAGCTGGGCTACGGCCTGATTCCTCTGGTGGATAAGGATCAGGGTGCGGAACTTCTGGAGAGAATAACAAGAATCAGGAAGGAAGCAGCTCTGGATCTCGGACTTGTAGTGCCGCGTATCCGTATCATAGATAATATGCGTCTTGAACCCAGTGAATACTGTCTCAAGATAAAGGGAGTAGATGTCGGAACCGGTGTGATCCGTGTGGATCAGTATATGGCTATCAATCCGGGAGGGGAGAGAGAACCCCTCAGCGGTGAGTCTACGGTGGATCCGGCATTCGGACTATCTGCTGTCTGGATTGGTTCTGATCAGAGAGACCGGGCCGAGCGTGAGGGTTATACAGTGGTTGATCCACCCTCAATTATTGCCACTCATCTAACTGAAATCATTAAGAGACATGCTCCCGAGATACTCGGCCGTCAGGAAGTTCAGGCTATGCTCAATGCTCTTAAAGAGGATTATCCCGCGGTTGTTGATGAAGTGAACAAGACCTTCTCTACAGGGGAGGTCCAGAAAGTACTTCAGAATCTTCTGAAGGAGCAGGTTTCCATCAGAAATCTGGTTATGATTCTTGAATCCATGAGTGATTATGGTTCAATCACCAAGGACATCGGATTCCTGACAGAAAAAGTAAGGCAGACCCTTGGAAGACAGATATGTTTGCAGTATGCTACAGAGGGTAAGGAGCTTAAAGTTCTTACTATTGATCCATCGGTCGAACAGAGCATCATTGATGCAAGAATGGAGACCGGTAAAGGCGATGTTGCCGCATTGGAACCGGAATTTCAGAGAGCCTGGATCAATTCAGTGGCAAATCAGATCCGGAAGATGCAGGAATCCGGATATTACCCTGTTATCCTGAGCAGTGAAGCGGCCAGACCTTTGGTCAAATCCTCAACTCAGAGAGCCATGCCCGATCTGGTCATTCTCTCAGTGCCCGAGGTTGTAAGTGATATTATTATAGAATCCGTGGGGGTAATTTCCCTGGCAGAACAGGCATAAAGGACGAAAACAGGAATGGAGCAGCACTTTACAGAATCCGGATATACTCATGCTGAAGTGATCAGCAATATCCGTGTTAAATATGGAGATAAAGCCAAAATCCTCTTTTACAAAAGCGTGCGCCTGGGCGGTTTTATGGGCCTTTTTACCCATGACGGAATAGAGTATACGGGTTACATCACAGATAATCCCGCAAAGAACAGACGGGAATCTGATGAGAAGAGTAAAAAAGAAATCCTCAATATGACACAGGCTCAGAAAGGGTCCACCCTGGATGAAGTACTTAAGGAAGTTAAAGACCTTAAACAACAGTTGGTATCAGGTCCCCGTGAAGAGGCCCCTCTCCATCCCTCCCTTGAGAAAATGAAAGATCTTCTGAAAGAGAATGATTTTACCGGTTCCTATATTGAAGATATGCTGGATCGTCTAAAACGTGATTTTTCTCTGGATGATCTGGATCAGTATTCTCTACTGGAAGATGCAGTACTGGAATGGATCGGTTCTTCACTGAGTGAACTTCAGGAGAGTCCGGTTCCTTCTCCCAGGGTCTTTGTTCTTGTAGGTCCCACAGGTGTGGGAAAAACGACAACCATTGCCAAGCTGGCGGCCATTAACGGTATTACATCGGGGGATAAGTCTCTGCGGGTCTGTATGATAACAATCGATAATTATCGTATCGGTGCCAGAACACAGATTGAGACCTATGGTCAGATAATGGATATTCCTGTATTTACAGCAGAGTCCTATGAAGATTTGAAAGATAAGATAGATATGAACCGGGATCAGGATCTGATCTTAGTGGATACAATCGGAAAAAGCCCCAGAGATTTTATGAAACTTGCAGAAATGCGCTCCATTGTGGAAGCCTGCGGTGGAAATGCCGAGATTCATCTGGCCATCTCATCCACGACAAAGGATAAAGATATCAACGAGATACTTGATCAGTTTGAATCTTTCCATTATAAATCTGTAATTCTTACCAAGCTTGATGAAACAACCAGAGTAGGAAATCTTATCAGTATCCTCTCCCAGAAAAACAAGACACTTTCCTATATCACAGATGGTCAGGGTGTGCCCCAGGATATATCTCGTAATACCAGAGCAAAGCTTCTGAACTCTCTCATTGGTTTCAGCAGTGATGTACAGCAGATTGTTGATAAACTTGATAAAAAATATACCAGAATGCGGAGCTGAATAGATGCAGGATCAGGCTGAACTCCTCAGGGAGATGATGAAAAAAAAGAATGAGAACGGTAGTGCAGAGGAACCCAGCACTACGGGTACCAGAATTATAACTGTCGCCAGTGGAAAAGGGGGCGTTGGGAAAACCAACATTTCTATCAATCTGGCTCTTGCCTATGCAAAAATGGGGAAAAAGGTGATTGTTCTGGATGCTGACCTCGGTCTGGCAAATGTCAATGTTATATTAGGAGTCATTCCAAAGTTCAATCTTTATCATGTTATCCGGAAGCAGAAGACCATGAAAGAGGTTATACTGGATACAAATTACGGTATTCAGATTGTAGCCGGAGCCAGTGGTTTTTCCAGAGTCGCCAATCTAACTGATGAAGAGAGAAATAATTTTATTTTGGAGCTGTCCGAGCTTTCATCAGCAGATATTATTATTATTGATACAAGTGCCGGTGTCTCACAGAATGTACTTGCTTTTGTGGAAGCGGCAGATGACGTTCTGATTGTTACAACACCAGAACCTACGGCAATTACTGATGCTTACGGAATTATTAAAATTATATCCACCGAGATTGATAATCTAGATATGGGTATGAAGCTTATTGTAAATAGAGCTGCCAATATTACAGAGGCAAAGAAGGTTTCTCATAAGATTATAAATATTGCAGGTCAGTTTTTAAATCTGAAGATTGATTATCTAGGATTTGTTTATGATGATCCTGCAGTTCCGGCGTCTGTCAGAAAACAGCTGCCTTTTATGATTTCAGATCCTCGGGGACAGGCGTCTTCCTGTATACAGCATATTGTAAACAGACTGGAAAATGTGGAGTATAGGGAAGGACGGGGTGTTGGACAGTTTATCCGCCGTCTGATGAAGCGTATGGAATGATTTGACCTGTAAGGATTATTCGAGTAAAATTTAAAAGGGAGGGGTTTGCATTTGAAAATACTCAGCAAAGGATTAGTTCCCCTCTCAGCCGCTGCCGCTACAGCCCTTTTATCAATGATTACAGGGTTTCTAAGTGGTGTTGATCCGGTAAAAATTATGCTGCGCGGGCTCTTTGCGGCTCTTTTTGCAGCTGGTTTTGTTTTTTTTGTGGACTGGCTGATTAAGGCATTTCTGCCGGAGTTGAGTAACCTTAATTCTAAGGGATCAGAAGAAGTCAGTCAGCCTGTAAGTGAAGGCGGAAGGGTCAACATTGTGATGCCTGACGAAATGCCTGAGCCTGCCAATGTCGCCCGGGAAGCAGCAGTTAAGGCTGCTGCTGATAGTGACGAAGTAGGCGAACTTGAATCTTTGGATGAAAATCCATCTGAGAATGAAATTGCAGAAAGCACAGAAAGTGTGCATAATAATAAACCAGAGGAAGCTGATACCGCTGCTGCTGCGGTAGAGTCTCTGGACTCGCTCCCGAATCTGGATTCCCTGGAGATAAGCATAGGCAGTTCCAGTGAAGAAGTGGGTGCCGCCGAACCTATAGATAGTGTTACTCCACCACCTTCAAGTGGAAGAGGGAATATTGATCTGGGAGAAAATGGCGATCCAGAGATAATAGCTAAAGCAGTAAAAACCGTACTCGCAAGAGACCAGCAGAAATAGGAAGTAATGGGGAATGTCTGAAAAGGTATTGGAAAACGTAACAGAAGAAGAATTGTGGAAGGAATACCGGAAAACTCATAAGCAGGAAATCCGGGATACCCTTATCAAGCAGTATGCTCCTCTCGTTAAATATGTAGCTGGGAAGATCTCTGTCGGGATGCCTCAAAATGTTGATTTCGATGATCTGGTAGGATTTGGAGTCTTCGGCCTTTTTGATGCTATTGAAAAATTCGATCCCGAAAAACATGTCAAATTTAAAACCTATGCGGTAACCAGAATACGCGGAGCAATCTTTGATGAACTGCGTTCCATTGACTGGGTCCCCCGTTCAGTCAGACAGAAAACACGTGAAATAGAAGATACAATCCAGAGTCTGGAAGCCTCTTTAGGCCGATCCGCAAGTGATGATGAAATAGCCAAGGCCATGAATATGTCCCGTGCACAGTACAATCAGGTTGTTCTGAAGGTCAGGGGAACAAGTATTCTCTCTCTGAATGATGTCTGGTTTACCGGTGATGATTCAGATAAAGTTTCTATACAGGACAGTATTGAGTCTCCCATCAGCCTTCAACCCGATTCTATTGCCGAGAAAGATGAGATAAGACGGGTTATAGTACAGGCTATCAATGAACTACCCGATAAGGAAAAGAAGGTCCTCGTATTATATTACTACGAAGATCTGACTTTGAAGGAAATCGGAAAGGTTCTTGAGGTTACAGAGTCAAGAATCTCTCAGCTTCATACGAAAGCAATTATGAGACTGAGATCGAAACTGACGAATGTGAAGAAAGGAATTATGTAAATGATCAGCCAGGATGAATTCCAGGATATAATGCGGACTCTTTCCGAAACGGATAAAGAACGCAGATCCGTGGAAGTATCCGGCAATACTATAGAAGAAGCACTTGGACAGGCCGCCATTGAACTTGGTGTTCCGGTAAGACGTCTGGAATATGAGCTGCTGGAAAAAGGTAAGCGCGGATTTATAGGAATCGGTAAAAGAAGTTACAACCTCATAGTTTATACTGCCGAGCGGAAAATTACCCGAACCGCAGGTGGCGAAGTTATTCTGGAAGAATTTGAAGATGAAAGTCAGGAAGAGGAAGTTATCATCAAAGATGGTGACTTTACTGTCAGACTGGCCAGTGACGGTGCTTATCTGAAGGTCAGACCAGCAGATAAGGGTGGAATGTCTGTCGACAAAGATGAGATTCTGAAAGAGCTGAGCTTCCGTGGGGTAAACGAAGTCAACAATGACCGTGTAGCTGCTGTGATTGATAATGCTGATTCTGTCTATGTGAAAGTGGGTGATTTTATTTACAATCCTGTAAATGATGCCCGTCCCACAGTAGATGTCTCTGATGATGAAATGCAGGCATTTATAGAGGTTCAGGAATCAGGACCCGGAGGAGCTGACCTTACATCTTCGGATATCACCTCATTTCTACGAAATAACAATGTGGTATTCGGTATTCTTGAAGATGCTCTTACAGGATTCGAAGATCATCCTTCATACAGTCATCCCTATCTGATTGCAAGAGGGGACCCTCCCGTAAACGGTCGTAATGCCTCAATCTCCTATCTTTTTGAAACAGAAGAGTCTCATGTCAAACTGAAACAGAAGAGTGACGGTTCGGTTGACTTCAAAGAACTGAACCTTATACAGAATGTGGTGAAGGGCCAGCCCCTTGCCAGGAAAATCCCCCCCGAAGCCGGTAAAGACGGTAGAACTGTCTATGGTAAGTATATTCCAGCTAAAGACGGAACTGATACGCAGATGGGACTGGGAAAGAATGTATCCATTACAGATAACGGCAAGACTGTCATAGCCACAACAAGTGGACAGGTTCTTCTTTTGAAGGGCAAGGTAACTGTCGAGACAGTTCTGGTTATTCCCGGTGATGTAAACGCCTCAACAGGTAATGTGAGCGGGCTGGGTACAGTTATAGTGAAGGGTAACGTGGAAGACGGATTCCACGTCTCTGCCCAGGCTAATATTGAAGTCAACGGCTTTGTCGGTAAGTCAAACCTCCAGGCCGGAGGTGATATTGTTGTAAAACGTGGTATCAACGGCGGTGAAGGCGAGTTCGGTCGTATTGTTGCCGGAAAATCCATCTGGTCCAGTTTTATCAATAATGCTTCCGCCGAGGCCGGTGAGAATGTTATTGTCAGTGACGGTATTGTCAATGCTCATATTAATGCAACCAGCCGTATTCTCTGTAAGGGGAAAAGGGCCAGGATCGTTGGTGGTGAGCTGCAGGCTTCTGAAGAGATCAATGCTGCCACCCTGGGTTCCTCAGGTGGTGCCGAAACAATCCTGAGGGTTGGTTATGATCCAAAGGCCAAGGTTGAGCTTGACGAACTCCTTGCCAGGCAGGAAGAACTGGATCGGGAACAGAATGAGGCCGATAGGAACCTGCAGGGGCTGATGAAGCAGAAACGTGCCAGAAAGAAACTTTCTGCTGAGAAAGAAACAATGTTTACAGAGCTCAGACAGCGTCATAATGATTTAATCGATGAAATGGAAAAACTGAAGGATTCACTGGAACATAAGCAGGAATATCTGTCTGTGCTGCAGCTTCAGGGGAAAATCTCAGCATCAAAGAATGTGAATTCAGGGGTGAAGGTTTATATCAAGGATGAGGAGTATGAAGTTACGAATCCCTTTGATTATCCTGTCACCTTTATGATAGAAGATGGTTTTATAACGACGGCTAAGTATGAGGATATCACTGAGGAGGATATTCAGAGGAGGGAGTAGATGTCTATCAAGCCTCTTGATCTACAAACAATGTTTGTACAGCTGAATAAGCTAAGTAAACAGCAATCTCACACTCAGCATGCTGCGGCGTTACAGCAGGACCAGGAAGCCAGAAAACTGGTGGAACAGGAACTGCTCAAGAAGAGTTCTGTCAACACTACAGAAGAAGATAAAGAAACGAGTAAGGTTGACGAAGAAGAAGAAGAACAGAAGAGGGAAGAGCAGAAAAGACAGCCTTCTTCTTCAGAAAATAAAGAAGACCCAAAAAAGGAAGTTGTAAAAGACCCTGAAATGGGTATACATATTGATATATCAGGCTGAAGGGACGGTTTTTTAGAATCCGGCCCTGTTGGGAGTACTATGACAACTGTTTTTACAGGGATTCTTCTTATATTGATGGCCGGCGGTTTTATCTATTTGAAACTTAAAGTGGATAAGGTAGTGTCAGGTGAAGAGTGGATTCGAAAAATCAGAGATGAAATAGATCAGCTGATTCTTGAAATGAATCAGACTGCAGAGCGGAATGTTGCTCTGTTGGAAAATAGAGTTAAGGTCCTGCAGGATCTTCTGGATGAAGCTGACAAAAAACTGCAGATCATGCAGAAGGAAACAGAGAAGTCCGATTTGTCGAGACAGGTCTATTCTCATCTGAAGAAGCAGACTGTGCTTACTCCGCCAAAGGAATCTGAAAATGATACACCCGGTCTCTTTGATGACATTAAATTGGATTCTGCCCCGACAACAGGCAGTTCTGATACTGAGAAGAGTGAAAAAGAAGAAGACTCCAGACCTCTGAAAGAGAGAGTTATGGATCTATATGAGCAGGGATTCGGCGCCGAGTTAATTTCACAGCGGCTTGGTGCGTCGATATCAGAGGTTGATCTTATTATTAATCTGAGAACCGGAGGCTCCGTTTGACGGATCTGCAGAAGCATTTACGCGAATATATCAGTGATGCCGGTCCTATTCTTGAAGAACTGAAGGAGCTGGTTGAAAACTGCCGTACAGAACATCCCTCCCGGGAAGTGCTGGATGAAATCTTCAGACATCTTCATTCCCTGAAATCGGGAGCTGCTTTTTTTCAGCTTTCTGATATTGAACAACTGATCCACTCCATGGAATCCCTTTTTGCTGATATGAAGGAATCCACAGGCAGCCGTGAGTTTGCAGTGATGAGTGACAGACTGTATCAGGGCCTTCCTCTCCTGGAGGAACTGATTCTCAAAAAGATTCTTAATCCCGATGCTGCAGAAGAGAAGGCAGATACCCTTTTTCCTGAGAGATCCCTGGATGATGATAATGAGATTATCGAACTCAGTTCTTTTGAAAAGCAGCTTCTCAGAGAGGCGGAGGACAGAGGTGAAACCTTATACAGACTCTCAGTTCAGCTTGATCCTGAAGAGCGTCTCCCCTATGTCCGTTCCTATCTTCTTCTGAATAATCTTGAGCTTAAAGTCAATGTTATCCGCAGTCTTCCCAGTCTGGATAATCCGGATCAGGATTTTTCATCTCTTACCTTTATTCTGACATCAGATTCGGGGGATGAACCTATTTTTCAAGCCATCAATGTGGATGGAATACTTCAGACCGGACTGGTGAATCTTGATTTTTCTGTTTTTTCAGATGAGGACAGGGGAGAGACCCGTCTTTCAGAAAGGCTGATCAAAGAGAGTCTGGCACCGATTATCAAAAAAGTTGAACTTGAAACAGATACAATTGCACGACTGAAAGATACACTTCTTGAGATGACGGAAATTGTCCTTCCTCTTCCTCCGGGGCTGCCTCAGAGAGAACCTCTTCTTGGTCTTCTCAAGGAGATGGAGGAAAATCTCAGTGCAGTTTCCCTGATACCTCTGACATCTTTATATTCTAATCTTAAACGCTTTATTGAAGAGACTGCTTCCAGGGTGGATAAAAAAATCATCTGTGAATTCAGAGGAGGTCTGTTCGGCCTTAAGATCCGGAATCTTGAGATTGTCTCCCGTGTTCTGATACAGTTG includes the following:
- the flhA gene encoding flagellar biosynthesis protein FlhA; this encodes MALQDNIKRLLTSDNSDMLVAIGVLSVVIMLIIPLPTFMLDVLMILNLLLSVMIILIVMYSRDPLEFSVFPTMLLVATVFSLALNVSSTRLILTKGALFDGKIVKAFATFVVGSSGQEGLVVGMIIFIIIIAVQFMVITKGSTRVSEVAARFALDAMPGKQMAIEAELNSGSISEEESRKRKEHLQQSVDFYGAMDGASKFVSGNVKVSIVITVVNILGGLIVGVSLHGESFGAALATYTSLTIGDGLVSQVPALLISVATGLVVTRSISDGTFGEDVSTQFTAQARVYSIAAGFLFLLGVLPGFPWYILLPLGGLSGYTGWRLSRKHKQEAEAAEQEDKKETTEPAEMSPVVPFDPLSLELGYGLIPLVDKDQGAELLERITRIRKEAALDLGLVVPRIRIIDNMRLEPSEYCLKIKGVDVGTGVIRVDQYMAINPGGEREPLSGESTVDPAFGLSAVWIGSDQRDRAEREGYTVVDPPSIIATHLTEIIKRHAPEILGRQEVQAMLNALKEDYPAVVDEVNKTFSTGEVQKVLQNLLKEQVSIRNLVMILESMSDYGSITKDIGFLTEKVRQTLGRQICLQYATEGKELKVLTIDPSVEQSIIDARMETGKGDVAALEPEFQRAWINSVANQIRKMQESGYYPVILSSEAARPLVKSSTQRAMPDLVILSVPEVVSDIIIESVGVISLAEQA
- a CDS encoding flagellar biosynthesis protein FlhF, which gives rise to MEQHFTESGYTHAEVISNIRVKYGDKAKILFYKSVRLGGFMGLFTHDGIEYTGYITDNPAKNRRESDEKSKKEILNMTQAQKGSTLDEVLKEVKDLKQQLVSGPREEAPLHPSLEKMKDLLKENDFTGSYIEDMLDRLKRDFSLDDLDQYSLLEDAVLEWIGSSLSELQESPVPSPRVFVLVGPTGVGKTTTIAKLAAINGITSGDKSLRVCMITIDNYRIGARTQIETYGQIMDIPVFTAESYEDLKDKIDMNRDQDLILVDTIGKSPRDFMKLAEMRSIVEACGGNAEIHLAISSTTKDKDINEILDQFESFHYKSVILTKLDETTRVGNLISILSQKNKTLSYITDGQGVPQDISRNTRAKLLNSLIGFSSDVQQIVDKLDKKYTRMRS
- a CDS encoding MinD/ParA family protein, translated to MQDQAELLREMMKKKNENGSAEEPSTTGTRIITVASGKGGVGKTNISINLALAYAKMGKKVIVLDADLGLANVNVILGVIPKFNLYHVIRKQKTMKEVILDTNYGIQIVAGASGFSRVANLTDEERNNFILELSELSSADIIIIDTSAGVSQNVLAFVEAADDVLIVTTPEPTAITDAYGIIKIISTEIDNLDMGMKLIVNRAANITEAKKVSHKIINIAGQFLNLKIDYLGFVYDDPAVPASVRKQLPFMISDPRGQASSCIQHIVNRLENVEYREGRGVGQFIRRLMKRME
- the whiG gene encoding RNA polymerase sigma factor WhiG, whose amino-acid sequence is MSEKVLENVTEEELWKEYRKTHKQEIRDTLIKQYAPLVKYVAGKISVGMPQNVDFDDLVGFGVFGLFDAIEKFDPEKHVKFKTYAVTRIRGAIFDELRSIDWVPRSVRQKTREIEDTIQSLEASLGRSASDDEIAKAMNMSRAQYNQVVLKVRGTSILSLNDVWFTGDDSDKVSIQDSIESPISLQPDSIAEKDEIRRVIVQAINELPDKEKKVLVLYYYEDLTLKEIGKVLEVTESRISQLHTKAIMRLRSKLTNVKKGIM
- a CDS encoding FapA family protein; translated protein: MISQDEFQDIMRTLSETDKERRSVEVSGNTIEEALGQAAIELGVPVRRLEYELLEKGKRGFIGIGKRSYNLIVYTAERKITRTAGGEVILEEFEDESQEEEVIIKDGDFTVRLASDGAYLKVRPADKGGMSVDKDEILKELSFRGVNEVNNDRVAAVIDNADSVYVKVGDFIYNPVNDARPTVDVSDDEMQAFIEVQESGPGGADLTSSDITSFLRNNNVVFGILEDALTGFEDHPSYSHPYLIARGDPPVNGRNASISYLFETEESHVKLKQKSDGSVDFKELNLIQNVVKGQPLARKIPPEAGKDGRTVYGKYIPAKDGTDTQMGLGKNVSITDNGKTVIATTSGQVLLLKGKVTVETVLVIPGDVNASTGNVSGLGTVIVKGNVEDGFHVSAQANIEVNGFVGKSNLQAGGDIVVKRGINGGEGEFGRIVAGKSIWSSFINNASAEAGENVIVSDGIVNAHINATSRILCKGKRARIVGGELQASEEINAATLGSSGGAETILRVGYDPKAKVELDELLARQEELDREQNEADRNLQGLMKQKRARKKLSAEKETMFTELRQRHNDLIDEMEKLKDSLEHKQEYLSVLQLQGKISASKNVNSGVKVYIKDEEYEVTNPFDYPVTFMIEDGFITTAKYEDITEEDIQRRE
- a CDS encoding ATP-binding protein, yielding MTDLQKHLREYISDAGPILEELKELVENCRTEHPSREVLDEIFRHLHSLKSGAAFFQLSDIEQLIHSMESLFADMKESTGSREFAVMSDRLYQGLPLLEELILKKILNPDAAEEKADTLFPERSLDDDNEIIELSSFEKQLLREAEDRGETLYRLSVQLDPEERLPYVRSYLLLNNLELKVNVIRSLPSLDNPDQDFSSLTFILTSDSGDEPIFQAINVDGILQTGLVNLDFSVFSDEDRGETRLSERLIKESLAPIIKKVELETDTIARLKDTLLEMTEIVLPLPPGLPQREPLLGLLKEMEENLSAVSLIPLTSLYSNLKRFIEETASRVDKKIICEFRGGLFGLKIRNLEIVSRVLIQLIRNAVSHGIETPEERITAGKSPEGTILIDARAVGDSFRIDVSDDGRGVNTASVAAKLDIPESDLEADSLLRILTRPGFTTSDKVDRLSGRGIGLDLVNHDVENALGGSFSLTSKKGQGSRFSIYLPGQKDHLPLMIFQMENRLLALPKRNVAGVFPMEAENVIKKEHNLLYYRLSGDELPLFSQGGMMSRRHSGIETPYILVVQHLGRKAALPVDDLVMEKEYPRENFFLGQQKEPFLYEVKLDGKKADFLYLSPGLIG